The Pollutimonas sp. M17 sequence CCGCGAACAGTTCGAACGAGCTTCGGCTGGCGCCAATGGAAACCACTTGGGAACCTGGCGCAGGCAAGTAAGGCGACCTGGGCCAGTCATCGGGCAAATAAGCCTGATTGTCGCTGGAACCCCGTCCGTAATTGGCGCCCCATACAAACCGGTGCTTGCGGCCGTTGAGTTCGCGATTGATTTCGTGACGCAGAGAGGCACCATAATCAGTCGCGTCGTAATGCGTTACCCGGCCCGCTGTCGGGGAAATGAACCGCGTACCGGTATGGAACACTCCCATCGACAGTTTGTCCGCCTCGCCAACGCGCCAATCGTGTTGATATGCCACATGCCAGCGGGGCGTTGTCCTGATACGAGAGCCCGCCCGCACATTGTCCGGGTTCGCGGCGGAGGGATCGTCCAGCAACTGACCCAGGGTCAACGGCCCAGGCATCTGCACCCGGTAATGTTCGCTGGTTACATGCAAGCGGCCTTGAGACCGTGCATTGAACCGATAGCCCAGGTTCCCGTAAAAGCGCGTTACGGTGTGCCCTGAATTTTCCCGATAACCATTGGTCCGCATACTGCTGATAGAGGCATAAGCGTCCAGGCCATTGTCAAATACCTGGCCAGCGCGAGCCTGGCCTTTTACATAGCCATCCGGCCCCGCTTCCATGCGCCATGCCGCGCCAGCATGCGTATACCCCGTAGGTGAGACCAAATTGATGGCACCGCCCAGCGTTGCTGCGCCATACTGAAGCGAATTGGCGCCGCGATACAGTTCGATATAGTCGGCGTTGGCCGGATCGGCATAAATGGTATCCCCGAAGTCGTCAATGCGGCCCAGGGGAAGACCGTCGCGCAACAGGCGAATTCCTCGCAAGCCGCTGGCCGCCGAAATGCCCGATCCGCGTATCGACAATCTGGCGCTTACCTGGCCCGATGGGTTCCGCGCATAGACGCCGGGCACACTTGCAAACGCCTCTTGCAGGCCCAGCACCACGCCTTCCCTATACTGATCGGCGGGAATGACGGAGACGTTACCCGCAACACGCTCAAGCTCGGCACGAGCCGCATCAATATCCCGCTCCAGGCTTGTCGCGTTACCCTTTACACGAACAGCCTCCAGGCGCTGAGCGTGGTCGGCGCTGGAATACGCGGTAGCGGGAAGAAGGAGAAAACAGCTGAGTATTACAGAAAAG is a genomic window containing:
- a CDS encoding TonB-dependent receptor family protein → MCRRRFDSSFSVILSCFLLLPATAYSSADHAQRLEAVRVKGNATSLERDIDAARAELERVAGNVSVIPADQYREGVVLGLQEAFASVPGVYARNPSGQVSARLSIRGSGISAASGLRGIRLLRDGLPLGRIDDFGDTIYADPANADYIELYRGANSLQYGAATLGGAINLVSPTGYTHAGAAWRMEAGPDGYVKGQARAGQVFDNGLDAYASISSMRTNGYRENSGHTVTRFYGNLGYRFNARSQGRLHVTSEHYRVQMPGPLTLGQLLDDPSAANPDNVRAGSRIRTTPRWHVAYQHDWRVGEADKLSMGVFHTGTRFISPTAGRVTHYDATDYGASLRHEINRELNGRKHRFVWGANYGRGSSDNQAYLPDDWPRSPYLPAPGSQVVSIGASRSSFELFAENSVDISSDVALIVGAQAAWAERRTTNKVSPIASAFFAGGESSDRYFGLSPKLGLLWDIHPQAQVFANISRSFEPPSSLAFYTQEGNLEAQRATTLEVGTRGGGKEFGWDAAVYHAWIRNELVEFPLAAYPGAIIARNADRTRHIGLELGLHGELPLARMPGTIEWNVAYTWSQFRFNRDAVYGNNALPGIPQHVARLGLVYRHPKGYYAGPSIELASSANVDQANTLRAPGYGTVNFTLGYKDPADRYRLFIDARNLANKYYVATTDYVVDANSRDRAVFYPGQTRSVYIGFEANW